Below is a genomic region from Rosa chinensis cultivar Old Blush chromosome 5, RchiOBHm-V2, whole genome shotgun sequence.
TCTTGTTATTTAACAAAATTTATGGTTGAAATTTCTAACCAgtgtaaaggaaaaaaaaggataaAGAATACAGAAGGATATATTAAGGAATGAAGCTGGTGCTGAATCCTCCTGCATTGTAAACGCTGAAAGCCTTGAATTTGGGAAGAACTctatcattttccttttcctcgTATACACACTCTTTATGATCAATGTCACCCTCGAAATCCAATCTAAGATGCCCTAATATGACAGCCCTTGATGAATTTATCGGAGAAGTCTATGTACTTTGCCCAAAGTGGCCGGAGATTGGGAAATGCAATCTCTAACCACGGCTTTGCCCTCCCATTAAAATGGATGACACCTGCACTCTTGGCATCGGCAGAACTTATGTTTTCCTGATATCCAAATCCCAACATGTGCCAAAAAGGATCAATAACATGGACATGGCCATGGAATGCTATTAGGCCAGGGGGTAATGTTCCTAGCTGCCACAAACTCAGGTCTGATTTCAAGTTCTGCATAAAGACACTTCTTAGTATAATTTAGAATGTAAAAGTATGAGTATTTTGCTTCAAGTCAATGATATAAGTATGATATGTAGCAGAGCTCACCTGTTCAATCCAATAGTGATATGTACGGCTTATGTTAGTTTTCCTCCAAGCCTCTAGATCGAATATGTTCATGCCATAAGCCCATGCACATGTATTGGGGTCGAAGTTGTTCGATACCAAAGGATGGGAGAAGTTGAGGTAGCTCTTAAACTTCTTCGACATAACAAATTTATCTTTTCCCCTGCATGTTTCAACCGCTCCGTTGACCTTTCCATTCATATCAATATCCCACAGTGGGGAAAGATCAGTCTGAACTACTACGTCATCATCCAGGAACACAACCTTGTTGAGACTAGGAAACATCTGCATAGAACACACAAATAAGAAAAATGGAGGGTAAGAAAGTACTTTTTGTACTTTATTTGAGCAATAGTCTAGGTGAAATAGGATTATGGAAGCATTTGGAGTACTCAAATGTTTATTAATCATGGTTTAGAATTATACCTCTGGTAGATGTATTCTGATatgattcatgattgaattataCTTGGGACTAAGTGCCTGCAACTTTGCTGCAATGACATTAGGCTTATCAGTATTGTTTGCCACAATGGCTGATGACCCTCCTCTGAACTGTGATCTCACTTTCTGGTCTTTCTCCATTGCTTCCAACACTGGCACCTTTCCCTTTGAAAACCAATCAAAATGGTGTAATGCCTTGACCTCAATAATCGCAGGGGATAAGGGATGCAATGAAAACCATGCTTGCATTGGACAGTATGTCTTCCTGTCTGTGATTATGTGGAGGACAACTTTGTGAGGGCGCAATGAGTTTTGGACCAGGGAAGTGGCAACAACAGAAGCGGCAAGGACATTGTCTGAGGCGAGGACAAAGTGGAAGAAGGAGTTATCGACAAGAGCAGGGACAAATTCAGCAGACGGGAGCTGGAGACGAGCGGCTGCATTGGTTGAGTGTTCGTTGGCCAACCTCAAGGCTAGGCAGTGAAGCTGTTTAGGTATGCTGCTTGATGCTACATGCCTGTACAAGTACTCTTGGATTTTCGCATTTCTGGTTCTTTCCTCAAGTAGTGTGACCTGAAATAATACTCTCACTTTTACCAGACATATAAATACTCTTTAGCCAGATCATAGTTTTCTTCTATGGATCTTTAACTGATGTTATGGTTATTCATTGGTTCATGTGCCATGCATCATATTTAATTCCAGCAATTACAAGACAGTGGCATCATTTGGTGACTGAAATTTAAGACAGTTTTTTGTGATGGctagtattattatttttgtttttctgatttGAGAAATGTCTTTGTTTCAATAAACATGAATTATACATCTGAAATTTCTTAAAGGTGGCAATGTCAGTAACATGTAATTAGATTTCAATGAAAACATATTGAAAAGCAATACCATCTCTCTGAGCTTGACAGCAAAAGTCCTTGCGTCTATGTTGCTGTCCTTTATCTCAGTCATAAACTCATCTAGGGACTGGGGAATATCAGATCTTCCTTGTAATTCATCTTTGCCAATGGGTTCTTCTAATACTTGGTAAACAACTTCTGGGACCTTTCagaatttaaaaacaaatttcAATTAGGGAACAAACTGGCATTGGTTTAGTACAacaacaatataaacaaaatcaAGTGATAAAATAGCATCTTTAAGCAGAGGTAAGGATGAGGAGATTACACTTGATTCAAGCCTTCTTCCCAAAATCCTTGGTCCTAGTTTTTTCCCCAAGCAACCTACCATTTTAATAGTAGAACTATGTCAATAACTATATATAGTGATAAAAGTACATGACACATAAAATAGCATGAAGACACTTCAGAGTAAATGCtttattattttcattaaaaccacataatctttttttattataaaggaggTCGAGAGGTGGATCCAAATTTTAACTTTGAGTGTGACCGTAATACTTGCTACAAGTTAACAACTCTTAACACTACTTACTTGACCGCCAAGATCCACATTCAAATGTATTTCAATTGGTCAGAAATGTTGCTAATCAACAATTTGACCGCACGATGTCatcaaaaacaaacaatttgACAACACAATACTCAACCAGAGAATAGTATACAGTTGTTTTTTTGTAAAAAGGGATTAGAATAAGTACCAAACTTAgccatataataaaaaaaaacagggCAGGTTGTTGTCCTATGGTATCCACATGGTTCACATTTTATGGCTTACAAATCAAATTTCCCTGTGGGATACTTTCTGATGTTGCAATCAAGTACATGTATCATATTCTCAAAGGAGCTATGAGCTCCAacccacaaaacaaaaaaaaaaacaaaaaaaaagagctttATCAATCCCATTAAATAATTAGGGGTGAATTAACCTAACATCTATTTTACATATATCACAAATTTTAGTTAATTAGCAACACCCAGTAGATTGGATAGCACATGAGTTGGATTCCATATATAAGAAAACAAGGTGATTAGTTCCTCTACTAGTTGTGAGAACCTTTGTTTTTCATAATAGTTAATTTACCTAGTACATGACAATTTTTGCTGCCAAAATGATCCGGCCAATGGGGTTTAATCGTCAAGTTTTATTATACAAGTCTTTGCCTGCAATTGATATCTTCAAGATAGAAGAGACAATGCTTTTTATataaatcctagatactaaccAAGTGCTTTGAACAATGTTTCAAACTTTATTGTTGAACAATATAGATAAGTTCCAAATATCTTAATACCTACAATTCTTGCTCCTTGCAACTTTCTTATATACAAGACTAACTAATTTGTTTTACCACACAAAGCTaaaaattaattacattaaaaccTTCTCAAATACTTCGAGCTATGTTATGTATGTTGCTAGATCTTCAATCAATACGAACCATATAGCATTTTAAAAAAGAATTCACCCACTGATAATCTATACCCCCTTTTTTCGTATATGGAACTCAACAAGTTTATTGGAGTTCGAAGTTTATTTGACTTGCTATCACAATTCCTGCAGAAACACATGCATTAttcttcaagccctgaaaccaATGCTATCTAGTTCTTGGATTTCCAACTAATTTAGTTGTGTGGGTGTTTGCGTGTGGCGAATGAAACTAATAGCTAGCACTAATGGGCTTAACTAGATAAATGTATATGCACATACCTATTGTAGAGCACCTGGTTTCTCCATCAATGGTGTCCACTGCTGTCATGACAAACACAAACCTGAGAATGAATGTGAAGAAGAGAATGGAATAGAAGAGCATCCGATAAGAAAGCCGTCTCGACCCGACTTTCACCTTGATGAATTCTCTAACTTCCTTCCCTGGGAAAACTGTCACATGCCTCAGGCTGGGTGATATATGAAGCTGCATTTTGTACCAATCAAATCGAAACCCAGCCAGCACAGCCAGAGCTTTCCTTGCTCTTTTTCTGTGTGGTGTGGTAATTTCAATcacccaaagaagaagaaagtggaAGTGCAAGAATCCATGGAAGGGGGTTTGCTGTAAAAGGAATGGTTTTGAATGGTGCTTATTAAGGTAGCTGTCTGTTACCTAACCTTGCTTAGTTTTTGGGCTATAGAGATTGCAAGGGTTTTATGGGATTATATTATATGTAATTCTTAGAGAAATTTGAAGAGGATGGGGGGTTGTTAAGAAGAAAGAGACATGAGACTGATGTTTGCTTTTCTGGCCTGGGGGTTTGGCTTGGTTTTGAAGAAGGGAAGTTGAGGGAGCtagaggagaagaaaattaataaaactacataaaataaaaaatatagtaTGATATCAAATGTGAAGGGGATGTTTTGTGTTTGGTGTTTGCTTGGCTTTGCCTCCACATGAGGTTGTTCTTAGTAGAACAAGAACTAACAAATGAGACTTTGGAGTTTGAAGTATGAGTCTTTGACAGAACGGGGCTTCTAAATGGAAAATGACCGTCAACCTTGGGCTTTGGTTGTTGGAGTGAAATTGCAGGAACCTTATGATTCTATTTTAATTAATGGCAGATTAATGAGAGGGGGGAGACTTTTAAGTAGAGGCCTAATTTTGCCTTGTAAAATTGCAAATTGGTTTGTAGGGGTTTGAATAGGGTAATGGTAACGTTAAAGGGAAAGAACAAGCATGTTCTACATGGCAGTAATTATTTTCTTGCACAAACACAATTTTGAATTGGCTTTGAACTGTAATTCTTTTTCAATAATTGACCTGAATTTCATTAAAACTATGGAAGGAGTTACAACGAGGTCATATTGGAATTGAGGGTCAAAACCAAGATAGCCTCATTTTCCCAAAAGATAATTGGGAATGTGAATTGCTCTAATAATCTTTTGACCTTTTCAATATTAGGTTGAAATTtatcattgtttttcttttctaattaggttgaaattttcaatattaggctcataatatattaataatagAATCGTAGTTACACATAATCACTCACCTAAGACTgcataaataacaaataagaacatctttagcagactctattttggcttcttagctattttggagagcatgtttagctttttagatattttagagcatctttacaaatgctagccatttttgagtcattttaGCGAAAGTagttaaaaagtcattttggctagccactttagaaatacgtctacATCAGTAGTCTCTaatttagctagttttgaatttatattattatttgaatgaagactaaatagtttaaatgtatttataaattacataaaataactaaaaaagAATATTTTAAGGCCCCATTTGCTTGCCGGAAAGGAAATTGGTTCCTTTGTATTTCCCACTAATTTTCCTACCACTGTTTGGCAACACTGGGAAAGTAATCGGAAAatgtattttactttcctttccaatTTTTGGTTTATGCATGAGTAAGAAAGTAGGTAACATCAATTTTCCAATAATATCCTtattatcaaaacataaacaattcaaGATTTAAAAAGTTTCTTGGATAATTTGGTAATAATAAccattaaattaatttttagagTAAGCAATTAATGTGCAATTAATGCAGGGAAAGAATAGGGAAAATGAATCCATAGGGTGTGGGAGGATTCATTTTGCTCCCTATTTTTCCTTCATGTAGGAAAATTGTTTCTTTCCTTGGGTTTGCCAAACACTGGAAAGGAAAAAGTTTCCCTTCCCAACCTTTCCATTCCATGAACTAAACAAGGCCTAAATTATAGAGACCCTCAtcttgctctctatatttaaggacgagataactaaaagttataatggaaagCCACTCAAGAGTCTAGTGCAACTggtaaaatagataaaaagatAAACATGCTCTGTAAAATAACTAAGaagtcaaaatagagagtctgctaattAAAGATACTCTTAGCAGCTACACCAGACGAGAgtgagatgagactctctataatttaaaacattcattttgagttacttaatgtaatttataaatacatttaaattatgggtgaggctattgccaccctataattttctttgttcaccctacttgctcagtacaccctacattttaatttcaattattatatttacttatcaaacccatttctcttttcaggaatatcctccatcatatgacatatcaaatttaaaaaaaaaattgtttaacgaaaatttctcatttaatttatatcaattaaaaagatGTCCTAaattatattaaagtttcctaataaaatcataatttgatttacttccatttttttttcccattcagtttcaatgttcgtttatttcaatccatatttaaaaaaaaaagtaagtgctactatgagcaatgaaaaaaagattgattttttttttttgtgttttaaattttttactttcggtgtttataaaggtattataaagattttgatgaagttaacactaatggttttgtgaattgaataatgaattaatgatggggacgcaacaaaaagataaaaaagaaaattgtaataaattgaaatttggatggagaagataaaaattaatgttatcagaagagaaattaagtagttttgtatttaattagttatgcaTTTAGTTTTtcttaaagatttaaattttagaaaattagtatacttattagtcattttgcatttgggtaatataatatttcaataattcaaatatttgtagggtgaacaaagaaaatagtagggt
It encodes:
- the LOC112202278 gene encoding probable galacturonosyltransferase 12, giving the protein MQLHISPSLRHVTVFPGKEVREFIKVKVGSRRLSYRMLFYSILFFTFILRFVFVMTAVDTIDGETRCSTIGCLGKKLGPRILGRRLESSVPEVVYQVLEEPIGKDELQGRSDIPQSLDEFMTEIKDSNIDARTFAVKLREMVTLLEERTRNAKIQEYLYRHVASSSIPKQLHCLALRLANEHSTNAAARLQLPSAEFVPALVDNSFFHFVLASDNVLAASVVATSLVQNSLRPHKVVLHIITDRKTYCPMQAWFSLHPLSPAIIEVKALHHFDWFSKGKVPVLEAMEKDQKVRSQFRGGSSAIVANNTDKPNVIAAKLQALSPKYNSIMNHIRIHLPEMFPSLNKVVFLDDDVVVQTDLSPLWDIDMNGKVNGAVETCRGKDKFVMSKKFKSYLNFSHPLVSNNFDPNTCAWAYGMNIFDLEAWRKTNISRTYHYWIEQNLKSDLSLWQLGTLPPGLIAFHGHVHVIDPFWHMLGFGYQENISSADAKSAGVIHFNGRAKPWLEIAFPNLRPLWAKYIDFSDKFIKGCHIRAS